The following is a genomic window from Nitrospirota bacterium.
TATCAGTCGGTCCGCAGGAATAACTGGTAATTATGTTTATATCCCTGAAATAAAGGTCATTCGGTTCGATTGTGAGTTGTTCCCCATGTTTAGCAGGTGTAAAAAATAATACTCTGCCGCCTGCACCTGCAGATAATATCCCCTGTTTCATTGCATCAACACTGTTTGGCCCAACTATAACAAGGTCTACCATTATACCATTTGTTAACTCCTTAAGGGCATCAATGAGATTGACCTTTGAGACATCGATAACCTCATCAGCTCCAAATTCTTTCGCCTTCTTGAGCCTGAAGGGGACCATGTCAGCGCCGATTATTTTGTCTGCACCATATTTTCTTGCAAGCAATATATTTAACTGTCCCATGACACCAAGCCCGATAATGAGAACTGTATCTCCCTGCCTTATATTAGCCCTCTTCAATGCCTTTACAACACAGGCAGTGGGCTCTATTAGTGTGCCGTCTTCATAGCTCAAAGTATCAGGAAGGTTTAATGTATCGTTTTCGAGGTTTATCTGAGGGATGAGTATATATTCTGAAACTCCACCAGGTATTATCTTTGTGTTTTTCCATGTTTCACACTGAACATAATCACCGCGGCTGCAGAATCTACATACAAAACATGGTGCATGATGATGAGTAAAAACCCTATCGCCTATTCTAAAGGCTGAAGGCTGAAGGCTGAAGCCTGAGGACGAAAGAAGTTCCTTGCCAAGTTCTACAATCTCCCCCGTAGGTTCGTGTCCAATCACCAAAGGTGCCTTTTTATCTATGTACCACTGCATCACATCCCCTGAGCATATGCCGCATGCCTTTGTCTTTATCAGCGCATCGCCGGGGCCTATGTGAGGAACAGGAATATCTTCAATACGTATGTCGTTAAAACTGTAAAGCCTTGCAACCTT
Proteins encoded in this region:
- a CDS encoding alcohol dehydrogenase catalytic domain-containing protein, encoding MKVARLYSFNDIRIEDIPVPHIGPGDALIKTKACGICSGDVMQWYIDKKAPLVIGHEPTGEIVELGKELLSSSGFSLQPSAFRIGDRVFTHHHAPCFVCRFCSRGDYVQCETWKNTKIIPGGVSEYILIPQINLENDTLNLPDTLSYEDGTLIEPTACVVKALKRANIRQGDTVLIIGLGVMGQLNILLARKYGADKIIGADMVPFRLKKAKEFGADEVIDVSKVNLIDALKELTNGIMVDLVIVGPNSVDAMKQGILSAGAGGRVLFFTPAKHGEQLTIEPNDLYFRDINIITSYSCGPTDTADALKIIEEGDVRAERLITHRFPIEKTAEAFRITAEAKDSLKAVIIFD